A window from uncultured Desulfobacter sp. encodes these proteins:
- the trbJ gene encoding P-type conjugative transfer protein TrbJ has protein sequence MKRKRIKKEFKISLIVFIFLLSFSASLSLAGIPVTCVNCSNLFTQALEYIKDIEQLAEAIKRYEELVKQTQNALTNTMNLPTNMKSKLEYQLRGALANIRQLKSYKADMDALYTIFTETWPELRDVKVDGVLMSDRIDDRRNQFNIAAVKMDNILQSNFQLSGQQLQDLEDSGEFDTYISGLLSSKTGRMQAIEAGNQINALTVNELRQTRALLASYVQAQSSETAQKQHEQKLREAEDQRERSVGINRGAVVLPEP, from the coding sequence ATGAAAAGAAAACGCATTAAAAAAGAATTTAAAATTTCCCTTATCGTCTTTATTTTCCTTCTCTCCTTCTCAGCTTCCCTTTCCCTGGCCGGCATCCCCGTAACCTGTGTCAACTGTTCAAACCTGTTCACACAGGCGTTAGAGTACATCAAAGACATTGAGCAGTTGGCCGAAGCGATCAAGCGCTATGAAGAACTGGTCAAGCAGACACAAAACGCTCTGACAAACACCATGAATCTGCCCACCAACATGAAAAGCAAATTAGAGTATCAACTGAGAGGGGCGTTAGCGAATATTCGCCAATTAAAATCATACAAAGCAGACATGGACGCCCTTTATACCATTTTCACTGAAACCTGGCCCGAACTCAGGGATGTCAAAGTTGACGGGGTGCTTATGTCGGATCGAATTGATGACCGGCGAAATCAGTTCAACATAGCTGCGGTGAAAATGGACAATATTCTGCAGTCGAACTTTCAGCTTTCCGGCCAGCAGTTACAGGATTTGGAAGACTCCGGCGAATTTGACACATATATAAGCGGCCTTCTTTCATCCAAAACCGGCAGAATGCAGGCAATAGAGGCCGGGAACCAGATAAATGCCCTGACCGTAAACGAATTGCGGCAGACCAGGGCACTATTGGCCAGTTACGTGCAGGCCCAATCAAGCGAAACAGCCCAGAAACAGCATGAACAAAAGTTGCGTGAGGCGGAGGATCAGCGGGAAAGAAGCGTGGGTATCAATAGAGGGGCTGTGGTTCTACCGGAACCTTAA
- a CDS encoding type IV secretion system protein, whose protein sequence is MNTAAKPSKNHYLAGRMAWTEMYGSFIQERNFWRMAALFIGLVAILLGVANIIQLHQNKVVPYVVEVDRAGRVSGGHMAKTIETTQEVIQYSLAQFITAWRTVTADIALQEKYVKQASFMSIGAAKRILGQWYTENNPYVTSEKKLVEVRISALPLYVSGETWLVEWLEIERSHKGVERSRTSYQGNLVIKRKIPETQQEILCNATGIYVAEISHSEKIQ, encoded by the coding sequence ATGAACACAGCAGCAAAGCCAAGTAAAAACCATTACCTTGCCGGTCGCATGGCCTGGACGGAAATGTATGGATCGTTCATCCAGGAAAGAAACTTTTGGCGGATGGCAGCTCTTTTCATCGGCCTTGTCGCCATCCTCCTGGGAGTCGCAAACATCATCCAGTTACATCAGAACAAAGTTGTGCCTTATGTGGTTGAGGTAGACCGGGCAGGACGTGTATCCGGCGGACATATGGCCAAAACAATAGAAACGACACAAGAGGTTATACAGTACAGCCTGGCACAATTCATCACAGCCTGGCGGACTGTTACGGCGGATATTGCGCTTCAGGAAAAATATGTAAAACAGGCAAGCTTTATGTCCATTGGAGCGGCAAAAAGGATCTTAGGCCAATGGTACACCGAAAACAACCCTTATGTGACCAGCGAAAAGAAACTGGTGGAGGTAAGGATTTCTGCCCTGCCACTTTATGTCAGCGGAGAAACCTGGCTTGTGGAGTGGCTTGAAATTGAGCGGTCCCATAAAGGGGTTGAGCGATCCAGGACCTCTTACCAGGGCAACCTGGTTATCAAACGCAAGATTCCTGAAACACAGCAGGAAATTTTGTGTAACGCAACCGGGATTTATGTTGCCGAAATAAGCCACAGCGAAAAAATACAATAG
- the trbL gene encoding P-type conjugative transfer protein TrbL: MLYFAIISILLFFCNGIATASTVDQDIIEKIIIKYHEVGSTWGANVKRHAFWLLKVMLVIQLTWMALKLGLKQSTLQDVLEDLVKVVFFGSVFFCLIVYGQDWADKLIQGMANLSVDVAGGGSSAMQVFTNSLTIADNMTAPISVWGAVKAPLIGLCIIVTLLCAAFIYGMYVLILCEAWIVLNLGILLLGFGGLKTTRGFATSFLKYALGVGLKLFTVKCLIFILAAFVADMINYYFNDISEVLVITASFIILAFLVKTLPDAMARMVTLHSGSSAGVMTGAMAAGVGMAAGAASMGVGAAIGAGGGGLAGAAAGMKKGALSSIADAATAHLKKKDDQQ; encoded by the coding sequence TTGCTTTATTTTGCTATCATCTCAATTTTATTATTTTTTTGCAATGGAATTGCTACGGCTTCAACCGTTGATCAGGATATTATTGAAAAAATAATAATCAAATATCACGAGGTAGGTTCAACCTGGGGAGCAAATGTAAAAAGACATGCGTTCTGGCTGCTGAAGGTCATGCTCGTTATCCAGCTTACCTGGATGGCATTAAAACTGGGCCTGAAGCAATCCACCCTGCAGGATGTGCTGGAGGATCTTGTAAAGGTGGTCTTTTTCGGATCTGTTTTTTTCTGCCTGATCGTCTACGGCCAGGATTGGGCGGATAAACTGATCCAGGGGATGGCCAACTTAAGCGTGGATGTTGCCGGGGGCGGCAGCAGTGCCATGCAGGTGTTTACCAACAGCCTTACGATCGCCGACAACATGACAGCACCCATATCTGTATGGGGTGCGGTAAAAGCCCCGCTGATAGGGCTTTGTATTATTGTAACGCTGCTTTGTGCCGCTTTTATCTATGGCATGTATGTTTTAATTCTTTGTGAGGCTTGGATTGTCCTTAATTTAGGCATTCTGCTTTTAGGCTTTGGGGGGCTTAAAACAACCAGAGGCTTTGCAACCAGTTTTCTTAAATACGCCCTTGGCGTTGGTCTAAAATTATTTACGGTTAAATGTCTGATCTTCATTTTAGCTGCGTTTGTGGCTGACATGATCAATTATTATTTCAACGATATTTCAGAAGTCCTGGTTATTACCGCATCCTTTATCATCCTTGCATTTCTGGTAAAAACGCTCCCCGACGCCATGGCGAGAATGGTCACTTTGCATAGCGGCAGCAGTGCCGGGGTTATGACAGGAGCCATGGCCGCCGGTGTCGGTATGGCTGCGGGTGCCGCCTCCATGGGTGTGGGGGCTGCGATTGGTGCCGGCGGGGGCGGACTGGCCGGAGCTGCAGCCGGTATGAAAAAAGGAGCGCTTTCATCAATTGCCGATGCCGCAACCGCGCATTTAAAGAAAAAGGATGATCAGCAATGA
- a CDS encoding conjugal transfer protein TrbH, translating to MKKFIEPIFFLFVVINLSACVQSVNKGSRVIVENPNPCCDVIIDRLLTEYPPAQTTLSLSKSNNAEFDTLLENTARKAGYTVGNQEDAVNISYVIDMMDEKTGYIHLKSSNGLVFSRMFKVPGYVLGDYYTEQNSEVNK from the coding sequence ATGAAAAAATTTATTGAACCCATCTTTTTTCTTTTTGTGGTTATAAACCTTTCTGCCTGTGTCCAATCGGTTAACAAGGGCTCCCGGGTTATAGTCGAAAACCCCAACCCATGCTGTGATGTCATCATAGATCGTTTGCTTACCGAATATCCACCCGCCCAAACAACCTTGAGTTTGTCTAAAAGCAATAATGCCGAATTCGATACGCTTTTAGAAAATACGGCACGGAAGGCCGGTTATACAGTCGGCAACCAGGAAGATGCCGTAAATATCAGTTACGTCATAGATATGATGGACGAAAAAACCGGGTATATCCATCTCAAAAGCAGCAATGGGCTTGTTTTCAGCAGAATGTTTAAAGTCCCCGGTTATGTGTTGGGGGATTATTACACAGAACAAAACAGCGAGGTTAACAAATGA
- the trbG gene encoding P-type conjugative transfer protein TrbG: MKKIFFSAIPILILSLATCQAADYLSPVNASLTTKEKKALALQAQWEKGTLEPVTVQNGKTCFVYGHCVPTIVVAPYKVADLELQPGEVINSMVLGDNARWFAEIIFSGIGGVSTSHVVFKALNSGLKTTVVITTDRRVYHINLKSDRQKHMLYSGFMYPHEQLKIADEAQARIAAKQTKKITTEGFDISKLNFDYEISGDAGWKPLQIFDNGIKTYIKLPKMEEMPMFLVKTTAGKGLVNYRVKNNCFIVDRIFDEAYLIIGVDKEQEKITLKRLGV; encoded by the coding sequence ATGAAAAAGATTTTCTTTTCAGCAATTCCGATTTTAATTTTGTCCCTGGCTACCTGTCAGGCCGCAGATTATCTCAGCCCTGTGAACGCTTCTTTAACCACAAAAGAAAAAAAGGCTCTGGCTCTACAGGCCCAGTGGGAAAAAGGAACGCTGGAACCGGTAACTGTGCAAAACGGCAAGACCTGTTTTGTTTACGGCCATTGCGTGCCCACCATTGTTGTTGCCCCTTACAAAGTGGCTGATCTGGAGTTGCAGCCGGGAGAGGTCATCAATTCCATGGTCTTAGGTGATAATGCCAGGTGGTTTGCCGAGATAATTTTTTCGGGCATCGGCGGTGTAAGCACCAGCCATGTTGTTTTCAAAGCGTTGAATTCCGGCCTTAAAACCACAGTGGTGATTACCACGGACAGGCGGGTTTACCATATCAATCTAAAATCAGACCGGCAAAAACACATGCTCTATTCCGGTTTTATGTATCCGCACGAGCAGTTAAAAATTGCCGACGAAGCGCAGGCCAGGATTGCCGCAAAACAAACAAAAAAAATCACAACAGAAGGGTTTGATATATCGAAACTGAATTTTGATTACGAAATATCAGGCGATGCCGGTTGGAAACCGTTACAGATTTTTGATAACGGCATCAAAACCTATATCAAGCTGCCCAAAATGGAAGAGATGCCCATGTTCCTGGTTAAAACAACCGCAGGCAAAGGGCTTGTGAATTACCGGGTAAAAAACAACTGTTTCATTGTTGATCGCATCTTTGACGAAGCCTATCTGATTATCGGCGTTGATAAGGAACAGGAGAAAATCACGCTTAAAAGATTGGGGGTATAA